From Etheostoma spectabile isolate EspeVRDwgs_2016 chromosome 19, UIUC_Espe_1.0, whole genome shotgun sequence, the proteins below share one genomic window:
- the rtn3 gene encoding reticulon-3 isoform X3 produces the protein MDPMTQSAQISSSQGLADGQNSAAKESKLSVKDLIHWRDPKKSGLVFGLSMLLLLSLAAFSVISVASYLLLALLCVTITFRIYKSVVQAVQKSGEGHPFKTLIDKDVSVPPETFRKHVDASLTYINRALKQMSRLFLVEDLVDSLKLAVVMWLFTYVGAVFNGITILILADILLFAVPPIYEKYKTQIDQYMDLIRTQVNTTMAKLQEKLPGAVKRSKTE, from the exons ATGGATCCAATGACTCAGTCCGCCCAGATATCATCGTCGCAAGGGCTTGCCGATGGACAAAATTCTGCTGCCAAAGAATCTAAGCTATCCG TTAAGGATCTGATCCATTGGCGAGACCCCAAAAAGTCGGGCTTGGTGTTCGGGCTGtccatgctgctgctgctgtcgctGGCAGCCTTCAGCGTCATCAGCGTGGCCTCCTACCTGCTACTGGCCCTGCTCTGCGTCACCATCACCTTCCGCATCTACAAGTCTGTCGTCCAGGCCGTGCAGAAGTCCGGCGAGGGACACCCCTTCAA AACACTGATAGATAAGGATGTCAGCGTCCCCCCGGAGACTTTCCGCAAGCACGTGGACGCCAGTCTGACCTACATCAACCGAGCCCTGAAGCAGATGAGCCGCCTCTTCCTGGTCGAGGACCTTGTGGACTCCCTAAAG CTGGCTGTGGTCATGTGGCTGTTCACCTACGTAGGAGCCGTCTTCAATGGAATCACCATTCTCATCCTGG CTGACATCCTCCTCTTCGCTGTGCCTCCCATCTACGAGAAGTACAAG acCCAGATTGATCAGTACATGGACCTGATTCGTACTCAAGTCAACACCACAATGGCCAA GTTGCAAGAGAAACTTCCCGGAGCTGTGAAGCGCAGCAAAACTGAATGA
- the rtn3 gene encoding reticulon-3 isoform X2, translating into MDPMTQSAQISSSQGLADGQNSAAKESKLSDSFLSSSPVSLIQSPQVKDLIHWRDPKKSGLVFGLSMLLLLSLAAFSVISVASYLLLALLCVTITFRIYKSVVQAVQKSGEGHPFKTLIDKDVSVPPETFRKHVDASLTYINRALKQMSRLFLVEDLVDSLKLAVVMWLFTYVGAVFNGITILILADILLFAVPPIYEKYKTQIDQYMDLIRTQVNTTMAKLQEKLPGAVKRSKTE; encoded by the exons ATGGATCCAATGACTCAGTCCGCCCAGATATCATCGTCGCAAGGGCTTGCCGATGGACAAAATTCTGCTGCCAAAGAATCTAAGCTATCCG attcctttctttcctcttcGCCTGTATCTCTCATTCAGTCTCCTCAAG TTAAGGATCTGATCCATTGGCGAGACCCCAAAAAGTCGGGCTTGGTGTTCGGGCTGtccatgctgctgctgctgtcgctGGCAGCCTTCAGCGTCATCAGCGTGGCCTCCTACCTGCTACTGGCCCTGCTCTGCGTCACCATCACCTTCCGCATCTACAAGTCTGTCGTCCAGGCCGTGCAGAAGTCCGGCGAGGGACACCCCTTCAA AACACTGATAGATAAGGATGTCAGCGTCCCCCCGGAGACTTTCCGCAAGCACGTGGACGCCAGTCTGACCTACATCAACCGAGCCCTGAAGCAGATGAGCCGCCTCTTCCTGGTCGAGGACCTTGTGGACTCCCTAAAG CTGGCTGTGGTCATGTGGCTGTTCACCTACGTAGGAGCCGTCTTCAATGGAATCACCATTCTCATCCTGG CTGACATCCTCCTCTTCGCTGTGCCTCCCATCTACGAGAAGTACAAG acCCAGATTGATCAGTACATGGACCTGATTCGTACTCAAGTCAACACCACAATGGCCAA GTTGCAAGAGAAACTTCCCGGAGCTGTGAAGCGCAGCAAAACTGAATGA
- the rtn3 gene encoding reticulon-3 isoform X1, protein MDPMTQSAQISSSQGLADGQNSAAKESKLSDSFLSSSPVSLIQSPQDKRVGSDKPCEGVATSLRFPSQPGSFTPGNYGSEAGPPDGQPDSPIKTSPVSERIKALEALAAKKKEPDFRSDVGFSHFRDRHHEKSPAETPKSPAETPKSPAETPKSPAETPKSPAETPKSPAETPKSLSETPTSPTETPKFLIKTPKSPTEKMASTVQKRGGSADQESPESPFEVLGDLRQINEFEETEEWMKAHLPPVPDFDAVNLIKGTLTSDNVKSKVEKETGIVIPPAPAAFAGVPDAFMDTPAQAPKHKDELSNAQKQTSIEEESEFDLSFLPTAYMWEQQEKSSAQAPLNLDKMLPASPAPPAGFDSPSPPASPPGGTDAKPVSEEKKTMWTEDLEPPQASEADSSGESDDTVIEDGVPVPASIPPPSSDPAISNDPTPASAAPSLPTEEKETPPPKSERKLMQVPTINVIETDDPNYSDEEMEMELEVEEDEDYKAVKDLAREAPKNPEPEPEGSKNESPITRPLETEFMEGYSPPSSPVDSDAEYSPKHNILKSLPETVHQESASKPEAPPNQALSEKSQNTSNKVSDEPSPFIVTNEEVDFQDNDDEWSDEAQHFLVQPCKTGLDLMETTAYTQSNMDEKSNTDAKEAYMETASLSKTSFMQDDIYDRQSFDYDYDASSPLDDIDDKGLNNAKERFLSDPSQILEPLNASSQNLDDLTSVNDDDALIKPVGQPTIREYPQDPYSSFQSETLSSTIEQDLNKKMTTDMVTENKSNGKSLPAQKFDSKIQQDTKADYHAPDTTSDPDSSLSESTDSFVEFMRECLKSRQDEEPSNTHQAVPSNNKVCKTGLPLSQYPPTMVMDLEQEQLTINALKELGSSQEEEDEEAYLQSKVLEQGKTNPNATSVPNPPCSQSNRVFDSTYSKEVEAIDEWVAEAYHLAEHVLTAIITQLSVKDLIHWRDPKKSGLVFGLSMLLLLSLAAFSVISVASYLLLALLCVTITFRIYKSVVQAVQKSGEGHPFKTLIDKDVSVPPETFRKHVDASLTYINRALKQMSRLFLVEDLVDSLKLAVVMWLFTYVGAVFNGITILILADILLFAVPPIYEKYKTQIDQYMDLIRTQVNTTMAKLQEKLPGAVKRSKTE, encoded by the exons ATGGATCCAATGACTCAGTCCGCCCAGATATCATCGTCGCAAGGGCTTGCCGATGGACAAAATTCTGCTGCCAAAGAATCTAAGCTATCCG attcctttctttcctcttcGCCTGTATCTCTCATTCAGTCTCCTCAAG ACAAAAGAGTGGGCTCTGACAAGCCCTGCGAAGGTGTTGCGACATCCCTTCGCTTTCCTTCTCAACCTGGCTCATTCACCCCTGGTAATTACGGGAGTGAAGCAGGGCCGCCAGATGGACAACCGGATTCACCGATaaagacgtctcctgtttcggAGCGAATAAAGGCACTGGAAGCTCTTGCTGCCAAAAAGAAGGAACCTGATTTTAGAAGCGATGTAGGTTTCTCTCACTTCAGGGACCGCCACCATGAAAAATCTCCCGCTGAGACACCCAAATCTCCCGCTGAGACACCCAAATCTCCCGCTGAGACACCCAAATCTCCCGCTGAAACCCCCAAATCTCCCGCTGAAACCCCCAAATCTCCCGCTGAGACACCCAAATCTCTCTCTGAAACACCCACATCTCCCACTGAAacacccaaatttctgattaaGACCCCAAAATCTCCCACTGAGAAAATGGCGTCAACTGTTCAGAAAAGGGGTGGTTCAGCTGATCAGGAGTCACCGGAATCCCCCTTTGAAGTACTTGGAGATTtaagacaaataaatgaatttgaAGAAACAGAAGAGTGGATGAAGGCTCATTTACCTCCTGTGCCAGACTTTGATGCTGTAAATTTAATTAAAGGCACCCTGACTTCAGACAATGTAAAATCAAAGGTGGAGAAGGAGACTGGCATAGTTATACCTCCTGCTCCTGCTGCCTTTGCTGGTGTCCCTGATGCTTTCATGGATACTCCTGCTCAAGCTCCAAAACATAAGGATGAGTTGAGTAATGCACAGAAGCAGACAAGCATTGAGGAGGAGTCAGAGTTTGACCTTAGCTTTTTGCCAACAGCCTATATGTGGGAACAGCAGGAAAAATCAAGTGCCCAGGCTCCTTTAAATCTTGATAAAATGCTTCCAGCTTCACCTGCACCTCCTGCAGGCTTTGACTCCCCTTCTCCACCTGCCTCCCCACCAGGTGGCACGGATGCTAAACCTGTTTCAGAAGAAAAGAAGACCATGTGGACCGAAGATCTGGAGCCCCCACAGGCAAGTGAAGCTGACAGCTCAGGAGAGTCAGACGACACTGTAATTGAAGATGGTGTCCCTGTTCCTGCATCTATTCCTCCTCCATCTTCTGATCCAGCAATTTCAAATGATCCTACCCCTGCTTCTGCAGCTCCCAGTCTTCCCACTGAGGAAAAGGAGACTCCTCCACCAAAGTCGGAGAGGAAACTAATGCAGGTTCCAACAATAAATGTTATTGAGACGGATGACCCAAATTACAGTGATGAGGAGATGGAAATGGAGCTTGAAGTAGAGGAAGATGAGGATTATAAGGCTGTAAAAGACCTAgccagagaggctccaaaaaaCCCCGAACCAGAGCCAGAGGGCAGTAAAAATGAATCCCCTATAACGCGCCCTTTAGAAACTGAATTCATGGAAGGCTACTCCCCTCCATCCTCACCGGTGGACTCTGATGCCGAATACTCTCCTAAACACAACATACTCAAATCTCTACCTGAAACCGTACATCAGGAATCTGCATCAAAGCCTGAGGCCCCACCCAATCAAGCACTGTCTGAAAAATCGCAGAACACTTCAAATAAAGTAAGTGATGAACCCTCCCCTTTCATTGTAACAAATGAAGAAGTGGACTTCCAAGACAATGATGACGAGTGGTCCGATGAAGCACAACATTTCCTCGTCCAACCTTGCAAAACTGGTCTTGATTTAATGGAAACAACTGCTTACACACAATCCAACATGGATGAAAAGAGCAACACAGATGCGAAAGAGGCTTATATGGAGACCGCTTCCCTTTCTAAAACCAGCTTCATGCAAGATGATATATATGACAGACAATCAtttgattatgattatgatgCTTCCTCTCCCTTGGATGACATTGACGACAAAGGGTTAAACAATGCTAAGGAGCGGTTTCTTTCTGATCCTTCTCAAATCCTCGAACCACTGAATGCAAGCAGTCAAAATCTGGATGATTTGACTTCAGTGAATGATGACGACGCCTTAATCAAGCCAGTTGGTCAGCCAACTATAAGAGAATATCCCCAGGACCCATACTCCTCTTTCCAAAGTGAGACACTAAGCAGCACCATTGAGCAAGATCTAAATAAGAAAATGACCACTGACATGGTTACAGAAAACAAGTCAAATGGCAAATCCCTCCCGGCACAGAAATTTGACTCAAAGATCCAGCAGGACACTAAAGCAGATTACCATGCACCTGACACAACAAGCGACCCTGACAGCTCACTCTCTGAGTCTACAGATAGCTTTGTGGAGTTCATGCGAGAGTGCCTGAAATCAAGGCAGGATGAAGAACCTTCCAACACACACCAAGCTGTTCCTTCCAACAACAAGGTCTGCAAAACTGGTTTGCCTCTTTCCCAGTACCCCCCAACCATGGTGATGGATCTTGAACAAGAACAGCTTACTATCAATGCTCTCAAAGAGCTGGGCAGCAgtcaagaggaggaggatgaggaggcgTATCTCCAGTCAAAGGTTCTTGAGCAGGGCAAAACTAACCCCAATGCTACCTCAGTTCCTAATCCTCCATGTTCCCAAAGCAACCGTGTGTTTGACAGCACGTATTCCAAAGAGGTAGAAGCCATCGACGAATGGGTGGCTGAAGCCTATCATCTTGCTGAGCATGTCTTGACAGCAATAATAACCCAGTTATCAG TTAAGGATCTGATCCATTGGCGAGACCCCAAAAAGTCGGGCTTGGTGTTCGGGCTGtccatgctgctgctgctgtcgctGGCAGCCTTCAGCGTCATCAGCGTGGCCTCCTACCTGCTACTGGCCCTGCTCTGCGTCACCATCACCTTCCGCATCTACAAGTCTGTCGTCCAGGCCGTGCAGAAGTCCGGCGAGGGACACCCCTTCAA AACACTGATAGATAAGGATGTCAGCGTCCCCCCGGAGACTTTCCGCAAGCACGTGGACGCCAGTCTGACCTACATCAACCGAGCCCTGAAGCAGATGAGCCGCCTCTTCCTGGTCGAGGACCTTGTGGACTCCCTAAAG CTGGCTGTGGTCATGTGGCTGTTCACCTACGTAGGAGCCGTCTTCAATGGAATCACCATTCTCATCCTGG CTGACATCCTCCTCTTCGCTGTGCCTCCCATCTACGAGAAGTACAAG acCCAGATTGATCAGTACATGGACCTGATTCGTACTCAAGTCAACACCACAATGGCCAA GTTGCAAGAGAAACTTCCCGGAGCTGTGAAGCGCAGCAAAACTGAATGA